The Chthoniobacterales bacterium sequence TACACTGCATGGTAATGCTCGAAGATCAATCGGAAGAACGCGCGTGCCTTTACGCGCTCGGACTTCTCCCCGAAGTCGACGCCCAGGCCTTCGAGGCCGAGGCCGCCGGCAACGAGCGCCTGCGCCAGGTCGTCGCCGAGCTCACCGAGTCGCTGGCCAACCTCACGCTCTCGACCACCTCGATGCGTCTGCCGGCGGAAGAGCTGCGCGGCGACCTGCTTGCCCGCATCGCGGCCGAGCCGGCCCGCGTCACCACCGATCGCGACGGCCTGCTCGAGACGATCAACCCCGCCTTCACCGAGATGTGCGGCTATCGCATCGAGGAACTGCGCGGCCGCAAGCCCGGCCATCTCCTCCAGGGACCCGACAGCGATCCCGCCGCCATCGCCACCCTGCGGGCCGCCATCTATTCCGGCACCGCCTGCGAGGTCGAACTCGTAAACTACCACAAGGACGGTTCCCCCTACCGCGTTCACATTTTGCTCGAGCCGGTCCGCGACGATCGCGGAATTCTCGTCGGCTTTCGCGCCATCGAGCGCAAGATCGCGAATTAGCCCAGCCGCTTGCGCAGGGCATCCAGCGCCGCCTGCGTGGCGAGGTCCTTGAAGGTCATCCGATCGGTCGGAAAGAACGCGCGCCACACCAGCGTCTCCGCGCCCCGCTCCGCCAGCGCGAGAAATACGGTGCCCACCGGCTTCTCCGGCGTGCCGCCACCCGGCCCGGCGATGCCCGTCGTCGCCAGCGCAAAATCCGCCGCCGCACGCCCGAGGGCGCCCTCGGCCATCGCCCGCGCCACCGGCTCACTCACCGCGCCGTGGGCCGCGAGCAACTCCTCCGGCACGCCGAGCTGCCCGGCCTTCACCTCGTTGGCGTAGGTCACCCAGCCCGCATTGAAAATCTCCGAAGCTCCCGCGACATTCGTCAGTCGATTGGCCAGCAGGCCACCGGTGCAGGATTCCGCCGTCGTCACCGAGCGGCGCAGCTCCCGCAACCGCGCGACTACCACCGCCTCCAGCGACTCGCCCTCGTTCGAGACGATGAACTCCCCGAGCTCCGCAAGCACCTGCGGCTCCACCTGCGCAAGCAGCGCCGCCGGTCCGATCAGGCGGAGATCCACCTCGTTCGGCCGGGCGCAGTAGCCGACCTCCAGACCGGCGATTTCCGACAAACGCAGACCGATGCGCGCCTCGACCATCGACTCCCCGATGCCGACGCAGCGATACACGCGCGACTCCGCCGCCTCCACGCCCTGCATCAGCTCGCGCAACCGCGGGAGCACATGGGTCTCGAACATCGGTTTCAGCTCCCGGGGCGGCCCCGGCATGAGGAAAAGGTGCGGCGTGGATTCCGAAGTCGTCGCCGTGGCCGGCAGATACAGGCCCGGCGCGGTGCCGTGGTCATTCGGCAGCACGATCGCGCCCTCGGGCACCATCGTCTGTCGGCGCATCCGCTCCTGGAAGGCGAAGCCCCGTCGGTCGCACCGCGCCTGGATCGCGCGCAGGATTTCCGGGTCCTCGACGAGCCGGCGCCCGAGCAGTTCCGCGGTGATCTCGCGCGTGATGTCGTCCGTCGTCGGTCCGAGGCCGCCGGTCACGAAAAGAATCTCGCAGCGGGAAAAGGCCTCGAGCAGCGCGGTGCGAATCGGCGCGCCGTCGGGAACGGTGGTCTGCCGCGCAAGCCGCAGACCAAGCGGAAACAGAGCCCGCCCAAGATACGCGGCGTGGCTGTTTACGACACTGCCGAGCAACAGCTCGGTGCCGGTGTTCAGAATCTCGACATTCAAGGCGGCGGAGCGTCTAAAAAGTCCCTAGAGGCACTCCGCCGTGAGCGCGCGGATCCAGCCGTTCACCCGGTCGTGCAACTCGCGCTCCTGCTTGAGATCGAAGACGTAGAGCAGATTCGCGAGCACGCGCACGAGGATCTGCCGCGCCGTCGCATCGCTCAGGTGGACCTTCTGCAGGCTGAGATTCTGCTTCGCCAGAATCGCCACGCAGTCGCTCTTCGTGAGAATGCGGCCGCGGTGAAAGGGATCGAAATAAAGCTCGCCGTGCCGGGCGATAAAGTGGCCTGGCAGATTGATGCCCTCCACGCACATGCCGGCGCGGGCGGCGACCATCATGTAAAGCAGGGTGAGCGTGATCGGGATGCCCATGCGCGTCTCGATCACACAGGGCAGCAGGCAGTTCCGCTCGGAGTAATAATCCTCGGTGTTCCCGCGGAAGCCGAGCTCCTCGGACATGAAGTTCGCCAGCAGAAGCACGCGCTCGCGACTGGAGACCGCGCCCGAGCCCTTGAGAAGAAACTGACGCCCCCAGGAATTGACTTTCGTTTCGAGCGGCGTGAAATCCACGCCCGGCATGAGCGCCCGGGCAAGCATCCAATTGGCGCGCTCGAGATCGTGATGGTCGCCAAACAGATGGCAGAGCAGCGTGAACTCATCCTCGGCCTCGCGGTCGGCGATCAGGTCGAGCACCTCGCGGGCGTGGCGGGAGACATTCTCGTCCTCGAAGGCGGCGAGCGCTGCCAATTCCCCCATCGCATCCTCGCCGGCGGCCGCCAGTTGCTCTTTCACGAGGCGGACCGTTTCCGGATCGTTATCGCGCAACAATCGCACGATCGCTTCTTTCTGGCCGAGCATCATGACGTCATACGGTTAGTCCACAATCGGATCGCACGCAAGGCGTCACGCGGCCGTCACCGTGACCTCCACCACCGCACCGGGCTCGGATCGCACCTGAATCGTCATCGGCCGGCAGCACACCGCGCAGTCCTCGACGAGGTCCAGCCGGGGCGTCGTGGTCTCGACCTCGATCGTAAAAATTTCCCCGCACTGCGGGCACTCGATCTCGATCTCCTCGACAATGTCCATTCAGCCGAGCTTCGACGGAGACACCGGCTCCGGCGGCGAAAAGGGCACCCGCGGGGCGTCGCCCCAGAGATCTTCGAGCAGGTAGAACGACCGCGCCTCGCTGTGAAAGACGTGCACGATGACCTGCGCAAAATCGATGACCACCCACCGGCTCGTCGGCGCGCCGTCCTCGGAATACGCTCCGTGGCCGAATTCCTCGCGGACGCGCGTGCGGATGCCGCCGGCGATCGCCTTGAGCTGCGGATCGGATGTGCCGCTGCACACGATGAAAAAGTCCGTGAAGTCCGAGATGCCGCGCAGATCGATGATCTGGATGTCCTCCGCCTTCTTGTCAGCGGCCGCTTCCGCGCAGGCCAGGGCCATGCGCTCGGCTTCGTCCTTCTGGGGCTCCGCCTTCTTTTTCGGAGCCGCCTTGCGTGGCGCTGCCTTACTCATCTCGATACAGCCTTTCCCGGTAAATCACTTCGCATGCCTTGTCCGGTAGCAAATACCGGATGGATTCCCCCCGCGCAACGCGATTCCGGATCTCCGAGGACGACACGTCCATCTGCCGGCACACCCGGCGGAACTCCCCGATCGCCCCGCCGACGTCCCGATCCAGCACGACGAACTCCACCAGCCGCCGCAATTCCCCGATCTCCCGCCACGTATCGAGCAGCGCGACATTGTCCTCGCCGATGAAATAAAGGAACTCCTCGTCCGGATGCCGCGCCCGCATCTCGCGCACCGTGTCGACCGTGAACGACGGCCCCTCGCGATGCAGCTCGCAGTCGTCGCACTCGAAGCCCGCCTCCCCCTCGATCGCCGCGCGCACCATTTCCAGCCGTGCCTCTGCCGGCGCCGGCCGGCGATGCAGTTTGTGCGGAGAGATCGCCGCCGGAATGAAGACCACGCGGTCCAGCCCCAGCTGCTCGCGCGCCTCGCGGGCCAGGATGAGATGCCCGATGTGGATCGGATCAAAACTCCCGCCGAAAAGTCCCGTGCGTCGCGCCATCAGCCCACTAAATCCGCGAATTCCGAAATCTAAAATGCAAAATCCGAAATCGCCGTGCTATGCATCGCCGATGTCCGCATCCGCCCATCCCGGCCAGCTCCTTCTCGTCGGCGTCCCCGGCCCCACGCTCGACGCCGCCACCGCTGCCCAGTTCCGCGCCATCCAGCCCGGCGGCTACATCCTCTTCGGCCGCAACATCCAGACCGCCCCGCAGCTTCGCCAGCTCATCGACGACCTCCGCGACCTCTCCGACGTCGAGCCCATCATCACCATCGACCAGGAAGGCGGCCGCGTCTCCCGCCTCAAGCTCCTCGGCCACGAACCCCCGAATGCCGAGCAGCTCCGCAAGAAGGGCGATCCCGAACTCATCCGCTGGCACGGCGAGATCACCGGCAAGCTGCTCCGCCTCTTCGGTTTCAACCTCGACCTCTGCCCCGTCCTCGACATCAGCTTCGACGACGACGCCGATAACTCCCTGCGCGGCCGCTGCTACGGCGCCAGCGTCGCCGAGGTCATCCAGAAGGCCGGCACCTTCAACGACGCCCTCCGCTCCACCGGCATCCTCAGTTGCGGCAAGCACTTCCCCGGCTACACCCACGCCGGGCTCGATCCCCACCACGAGCTGCCCCGCCTCGCCCGCACCCGCGAGGAAATGGAAGCCGAGGAACTCGCCGTCTTCCGCTACTTCGCCACCAAGGTCGACAGCATGATGATCGGTCACATCGCCATCGACAGCCTCGACGCCACCGGCCTCCCCGCCTCGCTCTCCCCCGCCATCACGACGGACCTCCTCCGCGGCGACCTCGGCTTCGACGGCCTCGTCATGACCGATGACCTCGACATGGGCGCCATCCTCAATCACTACGGCTTCGCCGAGACCATGCGCATGGCCCTCGCCGCCGGCAACGACCTCCTCATGATCTGCCACCGCGTCGAGATGGCCGCCGAAGCCCTCGCCGCCATTCAGGATCTCCCGGTCGAGAAACTCGCCCCCGCCCTCGCCCGCGTCGCCGAGTTCAAGACCCGCCTCGCCCCGCCGGATCCCTTTAGCGAGGAAGCCCACCGACTCCTCGACGACGAAGTCTGGAAACTCCGCGTCGCGACATTGGGCGAAGACCTCGCCGCCCAGCGCAGCCCCGAGGACGGCAAACGCTCCCCCGTCGAGCTCTACTGAAACCGCCCTCCGTCCGCCGCGGCCGGGGGGTTAGCCGCCGCGCCTTGTCGGGAGCCAGCTAGAGATTAAGCTTCGGGCGATGATCTCGATTCCACTTATCATTCGAATTCTTAAATAAGAGCACGAGAACGGCGATAAAGTTCAGAAAGACTCCCAGAAAAAACCACAACCAAGCACTGCGATTCGTATTTTGAGCCCAAAGCGCACAAAATGCCCCGAAGAGAAAGAGGACGGCCCCTTCCGCGGAACCTGGGGAGAACTTGATGGAGCCAAGCGTGAATTCAATCCGATCGTCTTTCTCTGGAGGGGCTTTCGTGACGTCCGAAGCGCAATAAACGGGCCTCAAAAGCACCAGAAACAGCAACGCGACAAGCAGGAGAGTGTTTTTCATAATGGCCGAATGCCAAGCTCAGCGATCCCGCGCTCGGGCCGCTGAGTTTGGGGAATGTGGACGGGATAGGAAATACGGGAGTGAGAAGTGATGCTATGCGGCCAGGGATTAGCTACAGCACTTTGTTCGGCTTTTTAGTGAACTATCACACGTTCCCTCAGCCTGCGAGGGGCATCGGGATCATGGGCTGGCAAAACAATCGTTGGTTCGCTTCTGGAAAACTCGAGAATCTTGTTGATCGTCTCGAGTGACTGCGCAGGATTATTCGTCACTCCGTCCGTAAATCCGGCTTGCATGTCCTCGAGCGTATATCCGGAATCCCCGGAGAAAAAATAGGTGACATCTTCATCTCTGGCAACGACTGCCGAATGACCGACATAGTGACCCGGCGCCGGAACCATGAAGATCCGGCCATCCTTGGTGATAGGGTGGGATGCGGGGAACGGTCCTACGGGCGGCCCGTCAAAATTTACCAGTTCAGGGCGAAACCAGACCGGCCAGCGCTGGGGGAGACACCCCATGATCTTCCCTTTCAGGCCGCAGGATTTGCGCCAGCCTTCTCGTGGCGAAATAATCCGCGTATGCGGAAAATGATGCAGTCCGCCAGTATGATCATGGTGATAGTGAGTGAGGATAACTGCGGAGATATCTACAGATGGATCAAGCCCCATTTGACACAGGCGCGGGCCGATTTCCTCGTGAGGCGCCACTCTGATGCTCACCTGCTTGGTGAAAAAGGGATTCCACCACGGTAAATAACCAGGCGTCGAGTTTTCCGCGGTATCGCCCGTATCGACGATAAATCGACCTTCCGGATGTTCGATTAGCCATGCGAATACCTCCAGGGTTGCCCAATTCTTATCGCGAAAAATGTCGATTTTTCGTTGCACCGGTGACCGGTCTTCTCCTCCGCGCTTCTGCGCCGTTTTCAACCAGGCTTTGCCGGTAGAAATAGGGGTGATTTTTAGCATATTTGAGACATCATAGAAAAACGCCAAGCTTTGCTATGTCTGAACGGGCGCTGAACTTTTGTGGAGGCACGGATGGAGAGTGGGGATGATCGTGAAAAAGTGACGCGAGGCGACTAGGGGTTAGTTGCAGCGTCTTGTTCGGCTTTCTTTACGATGCTCTCAATCTGTCGAACTGCGTGATCCAACGGAATCTCGTCAACGGTCGGCGCCGTGCCAAGAGCAACATCTGAGGTGGAATTATACCAACGCACCCTATCTTTCGTTATCGGAAAGACATTTTTGGCGATATATCGCCACTCGTCTTGATTTAAGAAAATTAAATATTCTCGATCGAGTTTGAGAGGAACTGTCTCTCCCAGCGTCTGGATGACGATGGGCATCTCAGATAGTCGCCCCTTTAAGATTTTTAATGGATGTAGTCTCGCCAACAATACTTCAACGGGCGTGTCCTGTGAGTGCCAAAATCCGCTGCCAGAAACTATATCAGTAACCGCAGAAACTTTTACCGTCGCGATGATGCTATATTTGTTGATGAGATCCGCTGGATGGGGAGGCATAAAAGCCGCAGCGAAACATCGGCCGAGTGACAGAATCATCGCCAAGCAGAGGAATGTTGTTTTCACAGCCGAACAGCTTGTTGGATTGAATGGAGAGATGGGCGAACGAAGCTGATATTCAGAGGGGCTCGGAAGGATGTTAGCTGGACGGGAGACAATCCGCAACTTTGAGGCGAGGCGCGTGGCCCCGCCCGTTGGTTGCGGGACTTAGGTAACGGTGATCTGGGCAGGTTTGCCGGGCTGGTTGTCCCTTGCGATGCAAGGGGTGGCTATTGCGGGCGGGGCACGCCGGTGAGGGTGGGATCGATCCGGAAGTGCGAGAAGGTGACGGCGCCGTCGGCGCTCACCGCGAAATCCATGGTG is a genomic window containing:
- a CDS encoding PAS domain-containing protein produces the protein MVMLEDQSEERACLYALGLLPEVDAQAFEAEAAGNERLRQVVAELTESLANLTLSTTSMRLPAEELRGDLLARIAAEPARVTTDRDGLLETINPAFTEMCGYRIEELRGRKPGHLLQGPDSDPAAIATLRAAIYSGTACEVELVNYHKDGSPYRVHILLEPVRDDRGILVGFRAIERKIAN
- the rsfS gene encoding ribosome silencing factor, which gives rise to MSKAAPRKAAPKKKAEPQKDEAERMALACAEAAADKKAEDIQIIDLRGISDFTDFFIVCSGTSDPQLKAIAGGIRTRVREEFGHGAYSEDGAPTSRWVVIDFAQVIVHVFHSEARSFYLLEDLWGDAPRVPFSPPEPVSPSKLG
- a CDS encoding CPXCG motif-containing cysteine-rich protein, whose translation is MDIVEEIEIECPQCGEIFTIEVETTTPRLDLVEDCAVCCRPMTIQVRSEPGAVVEVTVTAA
- a CDS encoding competence/damage-inducible protein A; this translates as MNVEILNTGTELLLGSVVNSHAAYLGRALFPLGLRLARQTTVPDGAPIRTALLEAFSRCEILFVTGGLGPTTDDITREITAELLGRRLVEDPEILRAIQARCDRRGFAFQERMRRQTMVPEGAIVLPNDHGTAPGLYLPATATTSESTPHLFLMPGPPRELKPMFETHVLPRLRELMQGVEAAESRVYRCVGIGESMVEARIGLRLSEIAGLEVGYCARPNEVDLRLIGPAALLAQVEPQVLAELGEFIVSNEGESLEAVVVARLRELRRSVTTAESCTGGLLANRLTNVAGASEIFNAGWVTYANEVKAGQLGVPEELLAAHGAVSEPVARAMAEGALGRAAADFALATTGIAGPGGGTPEKPVGTVFLALAERGAETLVWRAFFPTDRMTFKDLATQAALDALRKRLG
- the nadD gene encoding nicotinate-nucleotide adenylyltransferase, with protein sequence MARRTGLFGGSFDPIHIGHLILAREAREQLGLDRVVFIPAAISPHKLHRRPAPAEARLEMVRAAIEGEAGFECDDCELHREGPSFTVDTVREMRARHPDEEFLYFIGEDNVALLDTWREIGELRRLVEFVVLDRDVGGAIGEFRRVCRQMDVSSSEIRNRVARGESIRYLLPDKACEVIYRERLYRDE
- a CDS encoding transglutaminase-like domain-containing protein, yielding MMLGQKEAIVRLLRDNDPETVRLVKEQLAAAGEDAMGELAALAAFEDENVSRHAREVLDLIADREAEDEFTLLCHLFGDHHDLERANWMLARALMPGVDFTPLETKVNSWGRQFLLKGSGAVSSRERVLLLANFMSEELGFRGNTEDYYSERNCLLPCVIETRMGIPITLTLLYMMVAARAGMCVEGINLPGHFIARHGELYFDPFHRGRILTKSDCVAILAKQNLSLQKVHLSDATARQILVRVLANLLYVFDLKQERELHDRVNGWIRALTAECL
- a CDS encoding glycoside hydrolase family 3 N-terminal domain-containing protein, giving the protein MSASAHPGQLLLVGVPGPTLDAATAAQFRAIQPGGYILFGRNIQTAPQLRQLIDDLRDLSDVEPIITIDQEGGRVSRLKLLGHEPPNAEQLRKKGDPELIRWHGEITGKLLRLFGFNLDLCPVLDISFDDDADNSLRGRCYGASVAEVIQKAGTFNDALRSTGILSCGKHFPGYTHAGLDPHHELPRLARTREEMEAEELAVFRYFATKVDSMMIGHIAIDSLDATGLPASLSPAITTDLLRGDLGFDGLVMTDDLDMGAILNHYGFAETMRMALAAGNDLLMICHRVEMAAEALAAIQDLPVEKLAPALARVAEFKTRLAPPDPFSEEAHRLLDDEVWKLRVATLGEDLAAQRSPEDGKRSPVELY
- a CDS encoding MBL fold metallo-hydrolase, producing the protein MLKITPISTGKAWLKTAQKRGGEDRSPVQRKIDIFRDKNWATLEVFAWLIEHPEGRFIVDTGDTAENSTPGYLPWWNPFFTKQVSIRVAPHEEIGPRLCQMGLDPSVDISAVILTHYHHDHTGGLHHFPHTRIISPREGWRKSCGLKGKIMGCLPQRWPVWFRPELVNFDGPPVGPFPASHPITKDGRIFMVPAPGHYVGHSAVVARDEDVTYFFSGDSGYTLEDMQAGFTDGVTNNPAQSLETINKILEFSRSEPTIVLPAHDPDAPRRLRERVIVH